One Faecalicatena sp. Marseille-Q4148 DNA window includes the following coding sequences:
- a CDS encoding coenzyme F420-0:L-glutamate ligase → MDRMVGTVSRGVRAPIIREGDCLADIVVDSVLKAAESEKFEIRDRDVVAVTEAVVARAQGNYAHVDDIAQDVKAKFGDDTVGVIFPILSRNRFAICLRGIAKGCKKIVLMLSYPSDEVGNHLIDLDKMDEAGVNPWSDVLTEEKYREYFGYEKHVFTGVDYVDYYKNLIQEAGAEVEVIFANNPKVILNYTKSVLTCDIHTRKRTKRILLANGAEKVYGLDEIMTESINGSGYNDKYGLLGSNKATEETVKLFPIHCEEVVESIQKQLLEKTGKCVEVMVYGDGAFKDPVGKIWELADPVVSPAYTKGLEGTPNEVKLKYLADNNFADLSGEALQDAIKNYIQEKDEKAKSLVGSMETQGTTPRRLTDLIGSLADLTSGSGDKGTPIIYIQGYFDNYTK, encoded by the coding sequence ATGGATAGAATGGTGGGAACAGTGTCACGTGGAGTGCGGGCGCCGATTATTCGTGAAGGAGATTGTTTGGCAGATATTGTTGTGGATTCAGTTTTAAAGGCAGCAGAGTCAGAAAAATTTGAGATCCGTGACAGAGATGTTGTGGCTGTGACAGAAGCTGTTGTGGCAAGAGCACAGGGAAACTATGCACATGTAGATGATATTGCTCAGGATGTAAAAGCAAAATTTGGAGATGATACCGTCGGAGTAATCTTCCCGATTCTGAGCCGTAACCGTTTTGCAATCTGTCTTCGCGGTATTGCAAAAGGATGTAAGAAGATTGTTCTGATGCTCAGTTATCCTTCTGATGAGGTTGGAAACCACCTGATTGATCTTGATAAAATGGATGAAGCCGGCGTGAATCCGTGGAGCGACGTTCTGACAGAAGAGAAATATCGCGAGTACTTTGGCTATGAAAAACATGTATTTACAGGTGTAGATTATGTAGATTATTACAAAAATCTGATCCAGGAAGCCGGAGCAGAGGTGGAAGTGATTTTTGCCAACAATCCGAAAGTGATTCTGAACTACACAAAGAGCGTGCTGACTTGTGATATTCATACACGCAAACGTACAAAACGTATTCTGCTTGCAAATGGCGCTGAGAAAGTTTATGGTCTGGATGAGATTATGACAGAAAGCATAAACGGAAGCGGATATAATGATAAATACGGACTTCTTGGTTCTAATAAAGCAACAGAAGAAACCGTGAAATTATTCCCGATTCACTGTGAAGAAGTTGTAGAGAGTATTCAGAAACAGCTTCTCGAGAAGACAGGAAAGTGCGTTGAAGTTATGGTATACGGAGACGGCGCATTTAAAGATCCGGTTGGAAAAATCTGGGAACTGGCCGATCCGGTCGTATCTCCTGCTTATACAAAAGGCCTGGAAGGAACTCCGAATGAAGTAAAATTAAAATATCTTGCGGATAATAATTTTGCAGATCTGTCCGGAGAAGCGCTTCAGGATGCGATTAAAAATTATATTCAGGAAAAAGATGAGAAAGCAAAAAGTCTGGTAGGTTCTATGGAAACACAGGGAACAACACCGAGACGTTTGACAGACTTGATTGGATCTCTGGCTGACCTGACTTCCGGAAGCGGAGACAAAGGAACACCGATTATCTATATTCAGGGATACTTTGATAATTATACAAAATAA
- a CDS encoding aminotransferase class I/II-fold pyridoxal phosphate-dependent enzyme has protein sequence MKYDFTSVIDRRGKDAMAVDAVGVLPAYETPDEGFDFIPMWVADMNFATVPTVQKAITERVQHPTFGYFFPREEYYQAIIQWQESRNHVTGLTKECIGYENGVLGGLVSALHAFAAPGDSVLVHSPTYIGFTGSITNAGYKIISSPLKQDEAGMWRMDYEDMDRKIKENQIHIAVFCNPHNPTGRVWEREEFEKALEVYRANDCVVICDEIWSDIILNGNHHIPLQSVNEDARNRVIALYAPSKTFNLAGLIGSYHIIYNPYLRDRVRACSSKSHYNSMNVLSMHALIGAYCEEGMEWVDELREVLSQNVNYACDFIKEHFQGVELFKPQGTYMLFLDCSQWCHEHNTDVGELLKAGHRVGVGWQDGRPFHGEYAIRMNLALPFSRVQEAFQRLEQYVFHAE, from the coding sequence ATGAAGTATGATTTTACATCAGTGATTGATCGGCGGGGGAAAGATGCAATGGCAGTGGACGCAGTTGGCGTGCTTCCGGCCTATGAAACACCGGATGAGGGATTTGATTTTATCCCGATGTGGGTTGCAGATATGAATTTTGCAACAGTTCCGACTGTTCAGAAAGCCATTACAGAAAGGGTGCAGCACCCGACCTTTGGATATTTTTTCCCAAGAGAAGAATATTATCAGGCGATTATTCAATGGCAGGAGAGCCGCAATCATGTAACGGGTCTGACGAAAGAATGTATTGGTTATGAAAATGGAGTACTCGGCGGGTTGGTATCCGCACTTCATGCATTTGCAGCGCCAGGGGACAGTGTTCTTGTACATAGTCCAACATATATTGGTTTTACAGGAAGTATTACAAATGCAGGGTATAAAATTATATCCAGTCCTCTGAAACAGGATGAAGCAGGCATGTGGCGCATGGATTACGAGGATATGGACAGAAAGATAAAAGAAAATCAGATTCATATCGCAGTATTTTGTAATCCGCATAATCCGACCGGACGGGTATGGGAACGCGAAGAGTTTGAGAAAGCGTTAGAGGTTTACCGTGCAAATGATTGTGTTGTTATCTGTGATGAAATCTGGTCAGATATTATTTTGAATGGCAATCATCATATTCCGCTGCAGTCTGTTAATGAAGATGCAAGAAACAGAGTCATTGCACTTTATGCTCCGAGTAAGACATTTAATCTGGCGGGATTGATTGGAAGTTATCACATTATTTATAATCCGTATTTAAGAGATCGCGTGAGAGCATGCAGCAGTAAATCCCATTATAATTCTATGAATGTGCTTTCCATGCATGCGCTGATCGGGGCATATTGTGAAGAAGGAATGGAGTGGGTAGATGAACTGAGAGAAGTCCTTTCTCAAAATGTGAATTATGCCTGTGATTTCATTAAAGAGCATTTTCAGGGAGTGGAATTATTTAAACCGCAGGGAACGTATATGCTTTTTCTTGATTGTAGTCAGTGGTGTCATGAACATAACACAGATGTAGGAGAACTTTTGAAAGCAGGGCATCGCGTCGGTGTCGGCTGGCAGGATGGCAGACCATTCCACGGTGAATATGCAATCCGGATGAATTTGGCGCTTCCATTCTCAAGAGTGCAGGAAGCGTTCCAGCGATTGGAACAATATGTGTTTCACGCAGAATAG
- a CDS encoding mechanosensitive ion channel: MKGILLTNNGDIIDNSAAKEAVAEVTQGVVEETMNFQKYLNDHIPDLITFGLKVVLAIVFFFIGRKIITWIRKIVRKSFERSNADKGVEQFVDSLLKFFLYAILLFSIVTKFGVESSSIAALIASGGVAIGLAVQGSLSNFAGGVLILLLKPFVVGDYIIEDNYKNEGTVKEIQIFYTKLSTVDNKTIIIPNGTLANTSLTNVTAKEMRRLEIKIGISYDSDLRKAKRILAEILDQEEKILKEDEVLIYVDDLADSSVQIGIRAWVKTDDYWPVRWKLLEEIKLTFDKEGIEIPYPQMKVHMKECERESHVHS; this comes from the coding sequence ATGAAAGGGATATTATTAACGAATAATGGCGACATCATTGATAATTCTGCCGCGAAAGAAGCTGTAGCAGAAGTGACACAAGGTGTTGTGGAAGAAACGATGAATTTTCAAAAATATCTGAATGATCACATTCCGGATCTGATCACATTTGGATTAAAGGTAGTTCTTGCCATTGTGTTTTTCTTTATTGGAAGGAAAATCATTACATGGATTCGGAAAATTGTCCGGAAATCTTTTGAGCGTTCCAATGCAGATAAAGGGGTGGAACAGTTTGTAGATTCATTGCTGAAGTTCTTTTTGTATGCGATTCTGCTATTTTCCATTGTAACAAAATTTGGAGTGGAATCATCATCTATTGCAGCGCTGATTGCTTCCGGAGGTGTGGCGATTGGTCTGGCAGTACAGGGCAGTTTGTCTAATTTTGCAGGAGGCGTACTGATCCTGCTTTTGAAACCGTTTGTGGTGGGAGATTATATTATTGAAGACAATTATAAAAATGAAGGGACAGTAAAAGAAATTCAAATTTTCTATACAAAACTGTCAACGGTAGATAATAAAACCATTATTATTCCAAATGGAACACTTGCCAATACAAGTCTGACAAATGTAACGGCAAAGGAAATGAGACGGTTGGAAATCAAAATCGGAATTTCGTATGATTCGGATCTCAGAAAGGCAAAGAGAATTCTGGCTGAGATTCTGGATCAGGAAGAGAAGATTCTGAAAGAAGATGAAGTATTGATCTATGTAGATGATCTTGCAGATTCTTCTGTGCAGATCGGAATTCGTGCATGGGTTAAGACGGATGATTACTGGCCGGTAAGATGGAAGTTGTTGGAAGAGATCAAATTAACTTTTGACAAAGAAGGAATTGAGATTCCATATCCGCAGATGAAGGTGCATATGAAAGAATGTGAAAGGGAATCACATGTTCATTCATAA